A region of the Candidatus Giovannonibacteria bacterium genome:
GGTTTTTCCCAAGCTCCTTTGCCAATACCAGCGCGATGTTGGACGAGTAATCTCCGTGCTCCGGGTTATCCGGCTTTTCAGCGCTAAAAACCGCTCCCGGCGGCGTAACGCTTTCTATCCCCTTCCGTATCTGCGAGCGCAACATCGTCTTAACTCTACTCCAAAAAATAAGACAAAAAAAGGCCGCCGGGCGGTGTTTACAAATTCTAGATTTCTGCTATTGTAGATATAGGAGGATAAAATAATGCGAATAACCAGATGGTTTGTGGAGCCGCTTGATTGCGGTTTCACCAACGAAGTAATCGCGCGCTATATTCCCAGCGAAAATCACAAACAAGTGGATGAAAAGCATTTATGGGAATGCCCGTACGCGTTTATAGAGCAGCTCAAAGCCAGCCGTTCCAGATGGGGAGTAAAATTCAAAATATTCAAGCAAGAGGGCGGCGGGAAGATGCGCAAGTTTGACGAGACGATCTTTTCAAAAAAAAGAAGACTCGCCCAAAAAATAAAGGTGGGGCTGGCCCGAAGCTGCCTAGACCGTTCATAAGAACGGTTTTATTTTTTCTGCGTGTTCTGTCAAAATGGATTTATGACAACCTTGGCGGAAAACCGAAAAGCAAAGTTTGAGTTTGAAGTTCTGGAAACCTTTGAGGCGGGGCTGGAGCTTTTTGGGTATGAAGTAAAATCAGTCAAAGGGCGGAGGATTAGTTTGGAGGGTTCTTACGTTTTTCCGCGGCGGGGCGAGTTTTATCTGGTAGGCGCGACCATCGCGCCATATCAGCCCAAAAACACGCCCAAGGATTACGACCAGGCACGTGAACGGAAGCTCCTCCTGCACAAAAAAGAAATAAATTATTTGATAGGAAAGGCCGCCACCAAAGGTTTGACAATCCTCCCTCTTCGGGTATATACTAAGGGCGCGAGGATAAAGCTGGAAATGGCCATTGCGCGGCGGCTGAAGAAACATGACCGAAGGGAGCGCATTAAAGAAAGGGAAGCCAAAAGAAAAATAGACCGCGAGATAAAAGAAATTTAACATTTAAATACGGGGATGACAGGCCTCGAGGAAGAGCGAAGCGCCAAGCGCTCAGGCAGAGTTTGCGAAAGCATCTCTTAAAACTGCTTTCGCGATCAATAAGTGCAAACTTATTTAACAAAGTCGTAAATGCGTTGAGACCAATGCAGCTTGCGACTTCCTACGCTTAACAAAGCATAGGCATCCGTCTCTGATTCTCGCTAGGAGGTCGCGGGTGTTATAAGCGGGACTCCCCCGCCGAGCGGGCGGGAAAAACAATCTTCGGCTGAAAAGCTGATAAGCCTGTAAACCGCCGGTTCCGACCTTTTCCGACCCGGGTTCAACTCCCGGCATCTCCATTAAAAATAAAAAACATAGTAATATAATCTTATCCAAAGACTACGGCTCAACAAACAAATAACCGCGCGCGAGGTGCGGGTGATAGACCAAGAAGGGCAAAACCTGGGCGTTTTGCCGACGGAGGAGGCCATTCGGCGCGCGCACGAAGCAGGACTAGACCTTATTGAGATTTCCCCCACCGCACAACCTCCGGTAGCCAAAATAATGGACCGGGGGAAATATTTTTACGAGCAGGAGAAAAAAAGGAGGCAGGCAGCGAAAAAACAGCGCGACGTTGAGATAAAAAACGTGAGAATCGGCATCGGCACCTCGCTTCACGACCTTGAAATCCGCGCCAAACAGGCCGACGAATTTTTAAGAGGAGGCGATAAAATAAAAGTTGACCTCTTTTTGCGGGGGCGGGAAAAATATCTGGACAAAAAGTTTCTGGAAGGACGCATTGAGCGCTTTTTGGCCATAATCCCCAGCCGGTTTGACAAAGAGCCGGTAAAAAAGGGGCCGAGGGGGCTCTCCTTGACCATCTCACCTAAGAAGTAGTAATATAATGCAAATCCACGAATGGTATCCGAATGCAACAAATAATTATTCGTAGTTTGTATTATTCGCATAAGATTTATAGATTAGTATTATTTATGGCGAAAACCAGAAAATCAATATTAAAAAGGATGCGCATGACCTCTTCCGGAAAAATTTTGCACGGCGGTTCCGGCATTAATCATTTTCAGGCAAAAAAAAGCCGCAGGAAACAACTTACCAAAAAGCGCTCCGCGCAACTTGATGTTATCCAAAAAAAGATGGTAAAGTCGTATTTATACCATTAACGAATTTCCAATTCTCAATTTTCAATGAAAATTAAATAATTGATAATTGATTGAAAATTGCAAAATTGAAAATTAGAAATTAAACAAAATATGAGTAGAGTCAAGCGAGGAAAAATAGCCCTAAAACGCCGCAGAAAAATATTGCGGCAGACCAAGGGTTTTCGCTGGCAGAGAAAATCCAAAGAGCGCGCCGCCAAGGAAGCCCTCTTGCACGCGGGCGTTCACGCTTTTGGCGACCGCAGAAAAAAGAAAAGAAATTTCCGCGCGCTTTGGAATATCAAAATAAACGCCGCCGTCCGCCAGTTGGCGGATAAACCCAGTCTTTCTTACAGTAAATTTATATATCAACTCAAAAAATCCGGCATCGGGCTGAACAGAAAAATCCTCGCCGAACTCGCCGAAAAACATCCGGAGGTTTTTAAGAAAATTCTTACGGAAATCACCTTCTGAAAAAGATTGAGATAAAAAAGAGGGCGCCGGAGACAAGGATGAACGCCGGGCCGGGAGGCAGGCCGTAAAAACGCGAGATTAAAATACCCAAAACCGCGCCTAAAACTCCTAAAATCGCGGAGAGCGTTATGTATTGGTTCATGCTGTGGGCGATATTGCGCGAAGTCGCGGCGGGAATAATGATAAGCGAGCCCATAAGCAAGGCGCCGACAAATTTAATTCCGACCGCGACAGTCAAAGCAAAAATCAAAAGAAACGAAAGCTCCAGAAGATGAGGCCGGAACCCGGCCGAGAGCGCGAGATCCGGGGAAATCAAAGAAAGCGTGAAGCGGCGGGCGAAAAACAAAAGCAGTGACATTATAATCACAGCGCCGGCCGCGGCCAGCCAAAAGTCCAATTGGCTTATTCGGGTAATGTCTCCGAATAAAGCGTCCAAAATCTCCTCCTCCGGAGTAATCAGCGCGCCGATAGCCAAAGCCAGAGTGAAAAACACGCCCACCAAAGTATCCACCGGCAGTTTGGTTTTGTGCTCAACCGCCCAAATGCCCAAAGTGCCTAAAACCAAAAACGTCCCCGCTCCTAAAAATAAATTAAAATTAAGTAAAATTCCAAGAGCTATCCCGGGAAGCGCCACGTGCGAGAGGGCGTCCCCCACCAATGCCATCCGGCGAAGGAGCGCGAAAGAACCAAGCATGCCCCCGGCGGCCGCGATCAAAGAACCTGCTACAAAAATTTGTAATTCAGGAGTGAGCATGGTGGTAAAACTTTCTGTCTCCGCCGTATAATTTGGCAAGCTCCGCGGGCGTCAAAACTTCGCCAGGAACACCGAAGCATACTTGCTGGCGGTTTAAACAAAGCACTTTGTTGGCATAACGATACACCACGGTAAGATCGTGAGAAATCAAAATCAAAGCAAGATTATGCTCTTCTTGAAGCTTATGCAAAAGTTCATACACCGTCCTTTGGCCAGCGACGTCAACGCTCGCAGTTGGCTCGTC
Encoded here:
- the rplT gene encoding 50S ribosomal protein L20 yields the protein MSRVKRGKIALKRRRKILRQTKGFRWQRKSKERAAKEALLHAGVHAFGDRRKKKRNFRALWNIKINAAVRQLADKPSLSYSKFIYQLKKSGIGLNRKILAELAEKHPEVFKKILTEITF
- a CDS encoding 50S ribosomal protein L35; this translates as MAKTRKSILKRMRMTSSGKILHGGSGINHFQAKKSRRKQLTKKRSAQLDVIQKKMVKSYLYH
- the infC gene encoding translation initiation factor IF-3, whose translation is MIDQEGQNLGVLPTEEAIRRAHEAGLDLIEISPTAQPPVAKIMDRGKYFYEQEKKRRQAAKKQRDVEIKNVRIGIGTSLHDLEIRAKQADEFLRGGDKIKVDLFLRGREKYLDKKFLEGRIERFLAIIPSRFDKEPVKKGPRGLSLTISPKK
- the smpB gene encoding SsrA-binding protein SmpB, translating into MTTLAENRKAKFEFEVLETFEAGLELFGYEVKSVKGRRISLEGSYVFPRRGEFYLVGATIAPYQPKNTPKDYDQARERKLLLHKKEINYLIGKAATKGLTILPLRVYTKGARIKLEMAIARRLKKHDRRERIKEREAKRKIDREIKEI
- a CDS encoding metal ABC transporter permease, coding for MPNYTAETESFTTMLTPELQIFVAGSLIAAAGGMLGSFALLRRMALVGDALSHVALPGIALGILLNFNLFLGAGTFLVLGTLGIWAVEHKTKLPVDTLVGVFFTLALAIGALITPEEEILDALFGDITRISQLDFWLAAAGAVIIMSLLLFFARRFTLSLISPDLALSAGFRPHLLELSFLLIFALTVAVGIKFVGALLMGSLIIIPAATSRNIAHSMNQYITLSAILGVLGAVLGILISRFYGLPPGPAFILVSGALFFISIFFRR